From Actinosynnema mirum DSM 43827, a single genomic window includes:
- a CDS encoding phage tail sheath family protein codes for MPQYLSPGVYVEEVQSGARPIEGVGTAVAAFVGFAERGPFHRPTLVANWNQFVQLFGGFTEDAYLPHAVYGYFSNGGGSAYVVRVGGERQESVEPPKAEPVRLGSLTVRALPDAGGDVSVEVVDADGENPPDDRFKLLVRQGNRVVETHDVSIRKNAKNYVATQLAERSKLVEVVEQPSGALTKPDKQTVALPGATAPASSAGVPARIDPQEYLGDSEARTGFGGLESIDAVTMVAVPDLMSSYQRGQIDLEGVKTVQLAVISHCEQMGDRVAVLDAPPGLTPQRVRAWRLEEAGYDSNFATLYYPWIKVFDPSSGRNTFVPPSGHVAGVWGRSDAERGVHKAPANEVLRGAVDLETGISKSEQDLLNPIGVNCIRAFAGRGIRIWGARTVSSDPAWRYLNVRRLFNYLEESILIGTQWVVFEPNDDRLWSSIRRNITAFLTEQWRQGALFGRTPAEAFYVKCDAENNPAESIDLGQVICEIGVAPVKPAEFVVFRLAQFSDSTSLVSE; via the coding sequence ATGCCGCAGTACCTCTCGCCCGGCGTGTACGTGGAGGAGGTCCAGTCCGGCGCCCGGCCGATCGAGGGCGTGGGAACCGCCGTCGCGGCCTTCGTCGGCTTCGCCGAGCGCGGACCGTTCCACCGGCCAACGCTGGTCGCCAACTGGAACCAGTTCGTCCAGCTGTTCGGCGGTTTCACCGAGGACGCCTACCTGCCGCACGCCGTCTACGGCTACTTCTCCAACGGCGGCGGCTCCGCGTACGTGGTGAGGGTCGGCGGGGAGCGGCAGGAGAGCGTCGAGCCGCCGAAGGCCGAGCCGGTGCGGTTGGGCTCGTTGACCGTGCGGGCCCTGCCCGACGCCGGCGGCGACGTCTCCGTCGAGGTGGTCGACGCCGACGGCGAGAACCCGCCCGACGACCGCTTCAAGCTCCTGGTGCGCCAGGGGAACCGGGTCGTGGAGACGCACGACGTGTCCATCCGCAAGAACGCCAAGAACTACGTCGCCACCCAGCTGGCCGAGCGCTCCAAGCTGGTCGAGGTGGTCGAGCAGCCCAGCGGCGCGCTCACCAAGCCCGACAAGCAGACCGTGGCGCTGCCCGGCGCGACCGCCCCGGCGTCCTCGGCCGGTGTGCCCGCGCGGATCGACCCGCAGGAGTACCTGGGCGACAGCGAGGCCCGCACCGGGTTCGGCGGTCTGGAGAGCATCGACGCGGTCACCATGGTCGCGGTGCCCGACCTGATGAGCTCCTACCAGCGCGGCCAGATCGACCTGGAGGGCGTGAAGACCGTGCAGCTCGCGGTCATCTCGCACTGCGAGCAGATGGGCGACCGGGTCGCCGTGCTCGACGCCCCTCCCGGCCTGACCCCGCAGCGGGTGCGGGCCTGGCGGCTGGAGGAAGCGGGCTACGACTCGAACTTCGCCACCCTGTACTACCCGTGGATCAAGGTGTTCGACCCGTCCAGCGGGCGCAACACCTTCGTCCCGCCGTCCGGGCACGTCGCCGGCGTGTGGGGCCGCAGCGACGCCGAGCGCGGCGTGCACAAGGCCCCCGCGAACGAGGTGCTGCGCGGCGCGGTCGACCTGGAGACCGGGATCAGCAAGTCCGAGCAGGACCTGCTCAACCCCATCGGCGTCAACTGCATCCGCGCCTTCGCCGGTCGCGGCATCCGGATCTGGGGCGCCCGCACGGTGTCCTCCGACCCGGCGTGGCGCTACCTGAACGTGCGCAGGCTCTTCAACTACCTGGAGGAGTCGATCCTGATCGGCACCCAGTGGGTGGTGTTCGAGCCGAACGACGACCGGCTGTGGTCCAGCATCCGGCGCAACATCACCGCGTTCCTCACCGAGCAGTGGCGGCAGGGCGCGCTGTTCGGCCGCACCCCGGCCGAGGCGTTCTACGTCAAGTGCGACGCGGAGAACAACCCGGCCGAGTCGATCGACCTCGGCCAGGTCATCTGCGAGATCGGCGTCGCGCCGGTCAAGCCCGCCGAGTTCGTCGTGTTCCGGCTCGCGCAGTTCTCCGACAGCACCAGCCTCGTCAGCGAGTGA
- a CDS encoding DUF6760 family protein, which yields MTYAADRLHEEVAYVAYHFHWSRGEVLDLEHHERRRWVAEIARINTRVNEGR from the coding sequence GTGACGTACGCGGCCGACCGCCTGCACGAGGAGGTCGCGTACGTGGCCTACCACTTCCACTGGTCCCGCGGCGAGGTCCTGGACCTGGAGCACCACGAGCGCAGGCGGTGGGTCGCGGAGATCGCGCGGATCAACACGAGGGTGAACGAGGGGAGGTGA
- a CDS encoding phage tail protein, giving the protein MAEGDALATHIFGVQLGGYTVESLQEVSGLTVEEDVVEVFQVTATGRPLIRKQPGAQKGGEVTLTRGLDQSDELSKWLNETLEKGAVSAARQNVTIEIKDTEGNTVRRMQLMNAWASRWEGPSLKAGESTAASEKVTLTFEEIKVE; this is encoded by the coding sequence ATGGCTGAAGGCGACGCCCTCGCAACACACATCTTCGGCGTGCAGCTCGGCGGCTACACGGTCGAGTCGCTGCAGGAGGTCAGCGGCCTGACCGTCGAGGAGGACGTGGTCGAGGTCTTCCAGGTCACCGCCACCGGCAGGCCGCTGATCCGCAAGCAGCCCGGCGCGCAGAAGGGCGGCGAGGTCACCCTGACCCGCGGCCTCGACCAGAGCGACGAGCTGTCCAAGTGGCTCAACGAGACCCTGGAGAAGGGGGCGGTCAGCGCCGCCCGCCAGAACGTCACCATCGAGATCAAGGACACCGAGGGCAACACGGTGCGCCGGATGCAGCTGATGAACGCGTGGGCCAGCCGCTGGGAGGGCCCCTCGCTCAAGGCGGGCGAGTCCACCGCTGCCTCGGAGAAGGTGACCCTCACGTTCGAGGAGATCAAGGTCGAATGA